The Oncorhynchus tshawytscha isolate Ot180627B linkage group LG20, Otsh_v2.0, whole genome shotgun sequence genome has a window encoding:
- the btc gene encoding probetacellulin gives MAKACKLYVGIVTALALCKCSLAEWNATEEPANKNVSRYHQGNTNNFTDSIETATQAKWSGHFTKCPKEFRNYCIHGSCRFVKEQNTPSCRCEKGYIGSRCEYVDLAWRIGDQRQIIIACVIAALVFLILLIIFICICAHRHKLCRRKRRRKEETRNGTEKLNMIMMNTNGTHEASSDSVETSNINAI, from the exons ATGGCAAAGGCATGCAAACTGTATGTCGGAATAGTCACAG CTTTGGCCCTATGCAAATGCTCTCTGGCTGAATGGAATGCAACTGAGGAGCCGGCCAACAAGAATGTGTCCCGCTATCACCAAGGCAACACAAACAACTTCACAG ACTCAATAGAAACTGCAACTCAAGCCAAATGGAGCGGGCATTTCACCAAATGTCCAAAGGAGTTCAGGAATTACTGTATCCATGGGTCGTGCCGCTTTGTGAAGGAACAGAACACTCCTTCGTGCAG ATGTGAAAAAGGGTACATTGGGTCCAGGTGTGAGTATGTTGATTTGGCCTGGCGTATAGGAGACCAGAGGCAGATCATCATAGCCTGTGTGATAGCAGCGTTGGTCTTCCTCATACTGCTCATCATATTCATCTGCATCTGTGCACA TCGACATAAACTTTGCAGGcggaagaggagaagaaaagaggagacGAGGAATGGAACAGAGAAGCTCAATATGATTATGATGAACACAAATGGAACGCATGAAGCATCATCAGATTCAGTAGAAACCTCAAACATCAATGCAATATGA
- the hpse gene encoding heparanase, whose translation MSGISILAFVMISILSYGYYVVASVESARDEWNFESVNLNVDLSRVLTKVNERFLSVAIDASLVAEEKFMYLLTSPKLRTLAKALTPAFLRFGGTRQDFMTFNPTFLHSNENHKNSVFDADDICERLELPPLLEKRLKQEWTLQEILLDKEDLQRKYRSVKFTECAVDLLYSFTNCSGLDLIFGLNELLRTSRNSWDSSNARTLLQYCESKQYSMSWELGNEPNSYEKKAGIRVDGYQLGQDFVQLRKILQESKLYHNTGLYGPDISQPRDHRRDLLEGFLESGAEAIDACTWHHYYVNGRETSLEDFLDPEVLNTLALKTHEVMETIELTSPGKKVWLGETSSAYGGGAKGLSDTFVAGFMWLDKLGLGAKLGLDVLIRQVLIGSGTYHLVDENLDPLPDYWLSVLYKRLVGPEVLSIEAFSILGKTKRVRVYLHCTNKKSTSYKSGAVTLFALNLSKGPARISVPVTISNSTGEAFVLQSEQPGEEGLYSKSVKLNGEVLKMVDERTLPSLQGTPLPAGEHLRLPGYSFAFYVLSEAQALACR comes from the exons ATGTCAGGAATATCAATCTTAGCATTTGTGATGATATCTATTCTATCGTATGGATATTATGTCGTAGCAAGTGTCGAGTCTGCGAGGGATGAGTGGAATTTTGAGTCCGTAAATCTGAATGTGGACCTCTCTCGAGTACTCACGAAAGTGAATGAACGTTTTTTGTCTGTTGCCATAGACGCGAGTCTAGTCGCTGAAGAGAAGTTCATGTACCTTTTAAC GTCTCCAAAGCTGAGGACATTGGCAAAAGCTTTGACTCCAGCATTTCTGAGATTTGGAGGGACAAGACAAGATTTCATGACCTTCAACCCAACATTTTTACATTCAAACGAGAATCACAAAAACTCTGTGTTTGATGCAG ATGACATATGTGAAAGgctggagctgcctccactactGGAAAAGAGGCTGAAGCAGGAATGGACTCTACAGGAAATACTTCTCGACAAGGAGGACTTGCAGAGGAAGTATAGGAGTGTAAAGTTCACAG AGTGTGCAGTGGATCTGCTCTACTCTTTTACCAACTGCTCTGGATTAGACCTCATCTTTGGGCTCAACGAGCTGCTCAGGACCTCTAGGAACTCCTGGGACAGCAGCAATGCCAGGACCCTCCTACAGTACTGTGAATCTAAACAGTACAGCATGTCCTGGGAGCTGGGCAATG AGCCCAACAGCTATGAGAAGAAGGCAGGGATCAGGGTGGATGGATATCAGCTCGGCCAAGATTTTGTTCAACTCCGCAAGATTCTGCAGGAATCCAAACTTTACCATAACACTGGACTCTATGGACCAGACATTAGCCAACCCCGGGACCACCGGAGAGACTTACTGGAGGG GTTCTTGGAGAGTGGGGCAGAAGCAATTGATGCATGTACCTGGCACCA TTATTATGTCAATGGAAGAGAGACGTCTCTAGAAGATTTCCTAGACCCTGAGGTGCTAAACACGTTGGCCTTAAAAACACATGAAGTCATGGAG ACCATTGAGCTGACCTCCCCTGGGaagaaggtttggcttggagagACTAGTTCTGCCTATGGAGGCGGGGCTAAGGGCCTGTCTGACACATTTGTCGCTGGattcat GTGGCTGGATAAACTGGGCCTGGGTGCGAAGCTCGGATTGGATGTTCTCATCAGACAGGTTTTGATTGGATCTGGGACTTACCACCTAGTAGATGAGAACCTGGATCCACTTCCT GATTACTGGCTGTCAGTTCTGTACAAGAGGCTTGTTGGACCAGAGGTGCTGAGTATAGAAGCCTTTTCCATTTTGGGAAAGACGAAAAGAGTACGGGTCTACCTGCACTGCACTAACAAGAAAAG CACAAGCTACAAAAGTGGAGCAGTCACATTGTTTGCTCTGAACCTGAGTAAGGGCCCTGcgaggatctctgtgcctgttacAATCTCTAACAGTACCGGCGAGGCCTTCGTTCTACAGTCTGAACAGCCTGGCGAGGAGGGACTCTACTCCAA GTCTGTGAAACTCAACGGAGAAGTGTTGAAGATGGTGGATGAAAGAACACTTCCATCGCTCCAGGGAACTCCTCTTCCTGCAGGAGAACATCTCAGACTCCCTGGTTATTCCTTTGCCTTCTATGTCCTCAGCGAGGCCCAGGCGCTGGCCTGCCGATGA